The Amaranthus tricolor cultivar Red isolate AtriRed21 chromosome 6, ASM2621246v1, whole genome shotgun sequence genome has a segment encoding these proteins:
- the LOC130814720 gene encoding uncharacterized protein LOC130814720, translated as MKFKKGAKVEVLTQKDVPSGSWHCAKIIGGDGRFYSVKYDGDVELWGKVVFDKVPRKSIRPSPPPVDVLHEWVSGDVIEVFHNFSWKMATVLEVLGCNYLSVRLLGSAIERRVSKFDVRPRLCWQDGEWIVIGKASNQGDDLRFRIPSSHKDYNQLHKVDANVSNRTKDYYVGNRSINNAQEHELLPIRKRRKQSYCYRQSEAYTRPKKKTKLEKQFHVMQQSELPVKVDDDVASSKGKQHEKCLQPSFVKKVNGCSELIMERDKTDGTVRYSRLICLESDDDNSVSSSVASCSVDRNYSHKLRRVFTTGPFEGNDSQLSDAESYCNLRPKEGNFLLPAKEEFTEEVHRLELHAYRCTIAALHASGPLTWEHELLLTNLRQSLHISNDEHLKEIRNLVSATTCLPSRAIVWNLSTLVPNTKDDTGPATLCFGVIVAVPASNFLPRSCDAIDISVMHGWLLHSFIWGMLEP; from the exons ATGAAGTTCAAAAAGGGTGCTAAAGTGGAGGTATTGACCCAAAAGGATGTACCATCAGGATCTTGGCATTGCGCCAAGATTATTGGTGGTGATGGCCGCTTTTATTCTGTTAAGTATGACGGAGATGTGGAGCTTTGGGGGAAAGTAGTTTTTGATAAAGTGCCCCGAAAATCAATTAGGCCTAGCCCTCCTCCTGTGGATGTGTTGCATGAGTGGGTATCTGGGGATGTGATTGAGGTTTTCCATAACTTTTCATGGAAGATGGCTACAGTTTTGGAGGTGTTGGGATGCAATTACCTTTCGGTTAGGCTACTTGGATCTGCAATTGAGCGTAGGGTGAGCAAGTTTGATGTTCGGCCTAGGCTTTGCTGGCAGGATGGCGAATGGATTGTGATCGGAAAG GCTTCCAATCAAGGTGATGATCTGAGGTTCAGGATTCCATCATCTCATAAGGATTATAATCAATTACATAAAGTTGATGCTAATGTGAGCAATCGTACGAAGGATTACTATGTTGGGAATAGGAGCATCAACAATGCTCAGGAACATGAGCTTCTTCCCATAAGAAAGAGAAGAAAGCAATCTTATTGCTATCGACAGAGTGAAGCATATACAAGGCCCAAGAAGAAAACTAAGTTGGAAAAACAATTTCATGTTATGCAGCAATCCGAATTACCTGTAAAGGTAGATGATGATGTTGCTTCTTCAAAAGGAAAGCAGCATGAGAAATGCTTGCAACCTTCTTTTgtcaaaaaagtaaatgggtGTTCTGAGTTGATTATGGAGAGGGATAAAACAGATGGTACTGTTCGGTATTCACGTTTAATATGCTTAGAATCTGATGACGATAACAGTGTCTCATCTTCTGTTGCTAGTTGTAGTGTCGATAGGAATTACTCCCATAAATTGCGTCGTGTTTTTACCACAGGTCCATTTGAAGGTAATGACAGTCAACTAAGTGATGCTGAATCTTATTGTAACTTGAGACCCAAGGAAGGAAATTTTTTACTTCCCGCAAAAGAGGAGTTCACAGAAGAAGTACATAGGTTAGAATTGCATGCCTATCGATGTACGATAGCAGCATTGCATGCATCAGGTCCATTAACTTGGGAACATGAACTGTTATTGACAAACCTTCGCCAATCACTGCATATTTCAAATGATGAGCATTTGAAGGAGATAAGGAACTTGGTTTCAGCTACTACCTGCCTTCCTTCTAG GGCCATAGTATGGAATTTGTCCACCTTGGTTCCAAATACAAAAGATGATACTGGACCTGCCACCCTTTGTTTTGGTGTGATTGTGGCAGTACCTGCATCAAATTTCTTGCCTAGAAGCTGTGATGCTATTGATATCTCTGTTATGCACGGCTGGCTGCTTCATTCTTTCATTTGGGGCATGTTGGAGCCTTGA